A region of the Candidatus Uhrbacteria bacterium genome:
CAGGGCCGGCCCAACAGCCACAGCCGGCTTCATCGACGCCAGCGAGAATTTGAAACCCCTTCGCCATGAATTGGCGCTCGAGTTTGAATGTAGGAACGGGAGCGGCGGCCATGGGCGGATTCTACTTGATTGACCGTCTGTATCAAATTGTTCAACATGGAGGTATGAGAATTCTTGGTGTCGATTACGGAGAGGCTCGTGTGGGCGTTGCGCTTGGCGATAGCGAGACGCGCGTGGCGAGTCCTTGGAGAATTATCGCCAATGAGAGCGATGAGGATGTTGTGGCGAGATTGGTCGATTTAGCTCGTGTTGAACAAGCGGAGCTTTTTGTTGTCGGAATTCCAAGACCGCTTGGAGATCGAGAGCGGGAGACGGATCAGGCTAAACGTATCCGTGAGTTTATCGACGTTCTTGCACAGTCGGGTATTAAGACGGTTGAGTCAGATGAGACGCTGACTTCAAAGATCGCGGCTGATCAGGTGAAAGAGCTGGGCGCAAAGGGGAAGCGCGATGATTTGGCGGCGGCTGCTATTTTGCAGCATTACTTGGATGGCTTACCTGCGTGATCGCGTTTTTGTTTTGAAGAGTGAACCGTATCGAGAGCAAGATACGCGTGTTGTTATGTATGGGCGGGAACATGGAAAGTTGGTGGCGGTTGCGAGGGGAATGCGAAAAATGGGCGCGAAGCATTTGGGGCATCTTGAACCATTGTCGCAAGCGGATGTTATGGTCGCGATCGGACAATCTTTTGATAAGTTGGCTGTAGCAAGAGCCGTAACGCCGCGCCCCGGAATGCGCGATGATTTGGGCGCGATGGCTGTCCTTGGTCCATTAATGCATCTCGTCGAGAGTTTGACGCGTCCGGGTGTAGCGGATGTATCGATCTATGAATTGTTGGAGGAGGCTGCGGACTTATGGGTATCGACAGAACGTTTGCCGAGTCCTGAACGAGGTCGGCTTATTTTGGCGGCGGCTTCATTACGTTTATTGGATGCATTGGGTGAGGCGCCAGATTTTGAGGCGATCGATCACGAGGATATGCCGGAAGGTGTGATGACGCTTTTGCGATTTATGCGGATTCGTCCTTTAAGAGATCTCTTGGCGATTACGGCACCATCGACGATTTTTGTGGCAACGAGTGCCGTGGTTGAAACAGCGGTTGAAAGAACACCGCTCGCCACAAAGCTGCATGGAGCGGCTACTATCTACGCTTTGCTTGCGTGAGTGGCGTCGGACTGGTTCAATCGACCTGGCCCTTTTCCACATATTGAGGTGTGCATGCTAAGAGCTAGTGTCCGTGAACGTCCGTCCCAGAGCTTTCGTCCGATTCCTGAGCGCGCGCCCAAGACGGTGCTGCGGGTGATCGACGGAGGATATGATGGCCTGCCGATCTGGCAGGAACTGCTGGGGATGCTGATCTTCCTTCTTCTGCATCGCAAGAAGAAGCTGGAGATGGTTCCGGTGCCTGAGAAGGCGGAGGAGCCGACGTTCTATGACGACGTCCCGAATACCGGGGTGCGGGAGATCCCTGCCTACCGTTCGGACGGAGTCGTTACGGATGACCGTCTCGACGAGATTCTCCGTGATGCGGAGCCGGTGCCGCGAGTCCGATTCCAGGTGTCGGGTGAAAAGTCCAAGTCCTCGG
Encoded here:
- the ruvX gene encoding Holliday junction resolvase RuvX, which codes for MRILGVDYGEARVGVALGDSETRVASPWRIIANESDEDVVARLVDLARVEQAELFVVGIPRPLGDRERETDQAKRIREFIDVLAQSGIKTVESDETLTSKIAADQVKELGAKGKRDDLAAAAILQHYLDGLPA
- a CDS encoding recombination protein O N-terminal domain-containing protein, with the translated sequence MAYLRDRVFVLKSEPYREQDTRVVMYGREHGKLVAVARGMRKMGAKHLGHLEPLSQADVMVAIGQSFDKLAVARAVTPRPGMRDDLGAMAVLGPLMHLVESLTRPGVADVSIYELLEEAADLWVSTERLPSPERGRLILAAASLRLLDALGEAPDFEAIDHEDMPEGVMTLLRFMRIRPLRDLLAITAPSTIFVATSAVVETAVERTPLATKLHGAATIYALLA